A window of the Besnoitia besnoiti strain Bb-Ger1 chromosome VI, whole genome shotgun sequence genome harbors these coding sequences:
- a CDS encoding DnaJ domain-containing protein (encoded by transcript BESB_065820) codes for MAADSASPCASEASLFCLFPPAASFFLPRLCNVAADDLGADGAFQSVVACALCTSQRRVEPAGRVFFERFEISAKNGEDISLSSKGKGKKGNRSQGDEGEETFSAVDEERWRNKRKGKSAGGGGGSSSFASSARLKRLVNEDRTLYEILGVSEGATTDEIKKQYRRLVLEHHPDKAKRRPKEGAAENGTLSPSASSFSLDGKKEDGEEGHAFFLKIQEAYEALTDTEFRRQYDSALPFDDTIPSASAAKTAEEFYAVFTPVFQSNARWSLRRPVPSLGDPDTPMNRVKNFYDFWFDFQSWRDFGVHDEYDLNDAECREERRWMERENLKIRKKHAKAERARIQKLVETAYSIDPRILLEKEAAKKKREEEKAAKQRAAEEQKRRKEAEELKRKQDEEERIRRANEEKAREQQEQRRQRECHKKWRQRTRQLHGLFCRDTHPNYLDSLQLQDLCQKLELLQLREMCSEIHSTVGIDAPAEGEAREGPAPIPEGLGEATPATCEKVGDIFARRWQQVKEADRLKEEAQVKENARRLAERKAQEEAKRLARQSSWTPDELSLLAKGLQKFPGGTARRWKLIADLIGTKTQEEVVEKTKEMSEGASLKAMGSKISQVAFDQFKVHNQGAFKKIEADPDKKDVGETRSHSSTASQPAKKTENGESTEWTPAQQLALEKALAKHPASMPASERWTAIAADVPGKTKKECVERFRQVGA; via the exons ATGGCGGCCGATTCAGCCTCCCCCTGCGCTTCTGAAGCGTCTCTTTTTTGCCTGTTTCCGCCGGCTGCgtccttctttcttcctcgtctctgcaACGTCGCGGCTGATGAcctcggcgccgacggcgcttTTCAGTcggtcgtcgcctgcgcgctgtGCACGTCCCAGCGGCGCGTGGAGCCGGCGGGACGGGTTTTCTTCGAGCGATTCGAAATTTCTGCCAAAAACGGCGAAGACATCTCGCTTTCCAGTAAAGGCAAAGGCAAAAAAGGGAACC GCtcgcagggcgacgagggcgaggagaccttCTCTGCAGTCGACGAGGAACGTTGGAGGAACAAGCGAAAGGGAAAATCCGCAG gcggcggcggcgggtcgtCGTCGTTCGCGAGTAGCGCGAGGCTGAAGCGCCTGGTGAACGAGGACCGAACGCTGTATGAAATCCTCGGCgtcagcgaaggcgcgacgacCGACGAGATCAAGAAGCAGTACCGCAGATTGGTGCTGGAGCATCACCCTGACAAGGCCAAGAGGCGCCCGAaggaaggcgctgcagaaaacggcacgctctcgccctccgcctcctcgttcAGCCTCGACgggaaaaaagaagacggcgaagaaggtcacgccttcttcctcaaGATCCAAGAAGCCTACGAAGCGCTCACAG ACACCGAGTTTCGGCGGCAGTACGACTCGGCGCTGCCGTTCGACGACACCAtcccttctgcttctgctgcgaAGACAGCCGAAGAGTTCTACGCCGTTTTCACGCCGGTCTTCCAAAGCAACGCCAG ATGGTCCTTGCGCCGGCCGGTACCGTCGCTGGGCGATCCCGACACGCCGATGAATCGCGTGAAGAACTTCTACGATTTCTGGTTTGACTTCCAGTCGTGGCGCGACTTTGGCGTTCACGACGAGTACGATCTGAACGATGCTGAGTGCCGCGAGGAACGCAG GTGGATGGAGCGCGAGAACTTGAAGATTCGCAAGAAGCACGCCAAGGCGGAGCGAGCGCGCATTCAGAAACTCGTCGAGACAGCCTATTCAAT CGACCCGCGCATTCTGCTGGAgaaggaggccgcgaagaagaagcgcgaggaggagaaggccgccaagcagcgcgcagcagaggagcaGAAGCGCCGGAAAGAGGCTGAGGAGCTGAAGCGAAA acaagacgaagaggagcgaaTCCGTCGAGCaaacgaggagaaggcgcgcgagcagcaggagcAGCGTCGGCAGCGCGAGTGCCACAAAAAATG gcgccagcgaaCTCGGCAACTCCACGGACTTTTCTGCCGCGATACGCACCCGAACTACCTCGATTCTCTCCAGCTTCAAGATCTGTGCCAGAAGCTCgagcttctgcagctccgcgagATGTGTAGCGAGATCCACTCCACTGTGGGCATCGAT GCacccgcggagggcgaggcacgCGAAGGGCCTGCGCCGATCCCCGAGGGACTGGGCGAAGCGACGCCCGCCACGTGCGAGAAAGTTGGAGACATTTTTGCGCGCCGGTGGCAGCAGGTGAAGGAGGCTGACCGACTCAAGGAGGAAGCGCAAGTGAAGGAAAACGCCAGGCGGCTG GCAGAGCGAAAGGCGCAAGAGGAGGCAAAGAGGCTCGCTCGTCAAAGCTCGTGGACGCCTGATGAATTGTCTCTGCTAGCGAAGGGCCTGCAGAAGTTCCCTGGTGGAACTGCCCGGCGGTGGAAGTTGATCGCAGACTTGATTGGCACAAAGACGCAGGAGGAA GTTGTGGAGAAGACCAAAGAGATGTCGGAAGGCGCCAGCCTCAAAGCCATGGGCTCCAAAATCAGCCAG GTTGCATTTGATCAGTTCAAGGTTCACAACCAAGGTGCGTTCAAAAAGATCGAGGCAGATCCTGACAAAAAAGACGTCGGCGAGACACGTTCCCATTCTTCTACAGCTTCACagcccgcgaagaagaccgaAAATGGAGAATCCACGGAGTGGACACCTGCTCAACAACTC GCGCTTGAGAAGGCACTGGCCAAGCATCCAGCGTCCATGCCTGCGAGCGAGCGATGGACTGCAATTGCAGCTGATGTGCCAGGGAAGACGAAAAAGGAGTGCGTGGAACGCTTCAGACAGGTAGGCGCTTGA
- a CDS encoding CRAL/TRIO domain-containing protein (encoded by transcript BESB_065810) → MMQEATVSPVPAAEACVDVSRETQAEPCQQNSSPSAAQTEGTIETVSVQTGPPPCLSTTPPRLGTLPGDLFSAEELQKVEELRRFIDTFPVEPSSPESGAAASAAVEATVEKSLSASSSSASSWFSWATAESSSGSGESAEKAVQAQATEITSLTWDELVWLDDDLLLSRYLRSYNWDQAEAQKQLLKTLSWRRVRKPHCIPPEEVVGTAQKGSIYRKGFDSRGRAIIYFKPGRDSGTSSNSSQQYILYTVERAMQSLDRLSGRDQLVFLLDFNGWGLSQLPKTEVSREIVSILNDHYTDVLAEAYIVNAPSYFDAIWRLVSLMVHPDTAKKVQFLHTSNAKDLARLREAIPPVYLETCVGGDCAFDYDHVAYWEEERRQFCEVMQAREKQLAALQASEKLQERIKANGQSS, encoded by the exons ATGATGCAAGAGGCAACTGTGTCGCCTGtcccggcggcggaggcatgCGTCGATGTGAGCCGCGAAACGCAGGCCGAACCCTGCCAGCAGAATTCTTCCCCCTCCGCTGCACAGACAGAAGGCACCATAGAGACGGTATCTGTTCAGACGGGGCCCCCTCCCTGTCTCTCTacgacgcctccgcgtttAGGCACGCTTCCTGGCGACCTTTTTTCCGCAGAGGAGCTCCAGAAAGTCGAGGAGCTCCGCCGATTCATTGACACTTTCCCGGTCGAACCTTCGTcgccagagagcggcgcagcggcctcagccGCAGTGGAGGCGACAGTGGAAaagtcgctctctgcgtcgagctcgtccgcgtcctcgtggTTCTCATGGGCGACAGCAGAGTCGTCCTCGGGGAGCGGCGAgtccgcggagaaggcggttCAGGCCCAGGCGACGGAAATCACTTCGCTGACCTGGGACGAGCTCGTGTGGCTCGACGACGACTTGCTTCTCTCGCGGTATCTGAGGTCCTACAATTGGGACCAAgctgaggcgcagaagcaACTCCTGAAGACGCTGAGCTGGCGACGCGTCCGCAAGCCCCACTGCATTCCTCCTGAAGAAGTTGTGGGCACTGCACAAAAGGGAAGCATCTACCGAAAGGGCTTCGACTCCAGGGGTCGCGCGATCATCTACTTCAA GCCCGGACGTGACTCCGGCACTTCGTCGAACTCCTCGCAGCAGTACATTCTGTACACGGTTGAGCGCGCGATGCAGTCGCTGGACCGGCTGAGTGGCAGAGACCAGCTCGTGTTTCTGCTGGACTTCAACGGCTGGGGCCTCTCGCAGCTTCCCAAGACGGAAGTGTCGCGCGAAATCGTCTCCATTCTGAACGACCACTACACGGACGTGCTGGCCGAGGCGTACATCGTGAACGCGCCGAGCTACTTCGACGCAATCTGGCGGCTGGTCTCGCTGATGGTGCATCCGGACACTGCAAAGAAAGTCCAGTTTCTGCACACGAGCAACGCGAAAgacctcgctcgcctccgcgaggccaTTCCGCCAGTTTACCTCGAGACGTGCGTCGGTGGCGACTGTGCATTTGACTACGACCACGTAGCCTACTGGGAAGAGGAGCGCAGGCAGTTCTGCGAGGtgatgcaggcgcgcgagaagcaactcgcggcgcttcaggcCTCCGAAAAACTCCAGGAGCGAATCAAGGCGAACGGCCAGTCTAGCTAG
- a CDS encoding anaphase-promoting complex subunit APC10 (encoded by transcript BESB_065780): MPLDGVGFVADGDGGPRGADSRKELDDDGVLSLGDYSSSSSGCSSGSEEVEDFFFCDGAAAASAPGSPPRSPLARRRRASGSEAPGFSAAEGGESAGTGCGGLSRLASVAAASHARRPRSEPRIWWGGGLRRGLPVAEVLVRYPERLCGVPLPPLEELKSHWRELGALAFWKLSSAKDGSGVAQLRDNNSRTFWQSDGATPHTATLTFNRLMRISRVDLLLNLHADESYTPRLVQIKIGDTPTSLHVAKEAEYEPRSREEGDAWWTLPLRPKDALRAKYAGRLPFESEPSEELRCFYDWLEQIDYVSGFCLQIAVLHTFHEGRDVHIRQIRIYGLDEGDGARPLLLAGGGQAVVATTEGDLFSSEALASGLSAFPSLTPSQQAFPPRSTRSLGSHDPEGTGDRDEEEGAMSDGERTDAGGEDARREPGDVAAYLMHMYRRAQLTRQRDSEAGGAEPEVDARELRGGEAGLQRVESGVSAPFEAGVASEVEAGKRRALVRLARRVPTIS; this comes from the exons ATGCCGCTTGACGGTGTGGGCTTTGTCGCCGACGGGGatggaggcccgcgcggcgctgactCTCGAAAGGagctcgacgacgacggcgtgcTAAGTCTCGGCGACTACTCCAGCAgctccagcggctgcagcagcggctcggAGGAAGTGGAGgactttttcttctgcgacggcgcggcggcggcgtctgcgcccgggtcgccgccgcggtctcctctcgcccgacggcgacgggcgagCGGCTCCGAGGCTCccggcttctccgccgcggagggcggcgagtctGCGGGAACGGGATGCGGCGGCTtgtctcgcctcgcgtctgtggcagccgcttcgcacgcccggcggccgcggtcggagCCGCGCATCTGgtggggcggcggcctgcgcagaggtCTCCCCGTGGCTGAGGTCCTGGTGCGCTACCCCGagaggctctgcggcgtgccGCTGCCACCGCTCGAAGAGCTCAAGTCGCACTGGCGCGagctcggcgccctcgcttTCTGGAAGCTCTCATCCGCGAAAGACG gcagcggcgtcgcgcagctccgGGACAACAACAGCCGCACCTTCTGGCAGAGCGACGGGGCTACACCCCACACGGCCACGCTGACGTTCAATCGCCTCATGCGCATCTCTCGAGTAGATCTCCTCCTCAATCTGCACGCTGATGAGTCCTATACGCCCCGCCTGGTGCAGATAAAGATCG GCGACACGCCGACGAGTCTGCACGtggcgaaggaggcagagtacgagccgcggagccgcgaggaaggcgacgcttGGTGGAcgcttccgctgcgtccCAAGGATGCGCTTCGA gcgaagTACGCAGGGCGCTTGCCGTTCGAGAGCGAGCCcagcgaggagctgcgctGCTTCTACGACTGGCTGGAGCAAATCGATTACGTCAGCGGTTTCTGCCTTCAAATTGCGGTTCTCCACACGTTCCACGAAGGCCGAGACGTCCACATACGACAG ATTCGCATTTACGGCCTGGATGAGGGCGACGGTGCGCGGCCGCTCCTTCTGGCTGGGGGCGGGCAGGCGGTGGTCGCGACGACGGAGGGTGACCTTTTCTCGAGTGAGGCTCTGGCGTCAGGCCTCTCGGCGTTTCCCTCGCTGACGCCGTCACAGCAGGCGTTTCCGCCGCGAAGCACGCGGTCGCTGGGCTCGCACGACCCCGAAGGGACAGGGgaccgcgacgaggaggaaggcgcgatgagcgacggcgagcgaacGGACGCGGGCGGGGAGGACGCGCGTCGGGAGCCGGGAGACGTCGCAGCCTACCTCATGCACATGTACCGCCGCGCCCAACTGACGCGCCAGCGAGATtcagaggccggcggcgcagaaccTGAGGTAGACGCGCGCGAACTACGTGGAGGTGAGGCGGGGTtgcagcgcgtcgagagCGGAGTCAGCGCGCCCTTcgaggcgggcgtcgcgTCAGAAGTGGAGGCGGGAAAAAGAAGGGCACTGGTCCGCCTTGCCAGGCGCGTTCCTACCATTTCTTAA
- a CDS encoding cpw-wpc domain-containing protein (encoded by transcript BESB_065830), giving the protein MPEDTIRRLAWLVLWLAWSSESCLDIAAAARDYSAACPKGWVPVGDGESCEAPPSYTGPCATFGLFAKQSRMKKKTEEMCNVSWPDIEECDKDYETRCPQHWVELEDSSCAAPASYTGRCERNYSFTRLNDKYVKEPALPYTGPCLPKMGFAGLTRDMKKQLEKQCELSFPCVQRCPTNYRATCPQGWFYLAGPRVCVPPDDYSGKCQGRRSVTEMTETDKRRFSVSCEADWPCLPGTSPLLPEAQVALRRRARLRARRTRGSGPIEPETGTILSKRF; this is encoded by the exons ATGCCCGAAGACACCATTAGGCGCTTGGCGTGGCTGGTTCTATGGCTCGCGTGGAGTTCGGAGAGCTGTCTTGAtatcgccgctgcagcacggGATTATTCGGCAGCTTGCCCGAAAG GCTGGGTACCCGTTGGTGACGGGGAGAGTTGCGAGGCACCCCCCAGCTATACTGGCCCCTGTGCG ACGTTCGGTTTGTTTGCCAAGCAGAGCaggatgaagaagaagaccgaAGAAATGTGTAATGTTTCGTGGCCCGATATTGAAGAATGTGACAAAGACTACGAGACCCGATGTCCGCAGCATTGG GTCGAGTTAGAAGACAGCTCTTGTGCAGCGCCAGCATCATACACTG GGCGCTGTGAGAGAAACTACTCATTTACCCGTCTTAACGAC AAGTAT GTGAAGGAGCCTGCATTGCCA TATACCGGCCCTTGTTTGCCGAAAATGGGTTTTGCAGGCTTGACACGGGACATGAAA AAACAACTAGAGAAGCAGTGCGAGCTGAGCTTTCCGTGTGTACAAAGATGCCCGACGAACTATCGGGCGACCTG CCCACAGGGTTGGTTTTACTTGGCGGGCCCGAGAGTCTGCGTGCCACCCG ACGATTATAGCGGAAAATGCCAAGGCAGACGGAGCGTGACAG AGATGACCGAGACGGACAAAAGGAG GTTTAGTGTTTCGTGCGAAGCCGACTGGCCTTGCCTTCCTGGAACATCGCCACTCCTGCCGGAAGCCCAAGTGGCACTCCGTAGGCGAGCCAGGCTTCGAG cgaggcgaacAAGAGGATCTGGTCCAATTGAGCCAGAAACTGGCACCATTCTCTCTAAGCGTTTCTAG
- a CDS encoding hypothetical protein (encoded by transcript BESB_065800), which yields MESRCGLTRRRPCLSFSLAAKATGYVAAEPLRGDSAHPRVSVCRHPEDCRLSAERPLSSPSSGLPSLRASCSAPHPRLRAACILALLTALLTSPVARGAASANRAETSPSGQSRHPFLDEAREFEADAEWKPRGRAPLSVADVAEAAIQTLDRLTADLKHSPLAHDIDQDEEEKLDRVDTRLSEGDQMLKHIGCFRLAERHLAENRATYKDLLEKFSPQKGMRQDEMLRLMFHGAWVACYQTFETPDDVQRLTRGHLSPQEQLAALYRGPTTPLRFSKKQHSFAEQSIRKFATESPSSRVAINGVRGYVYAVVIVILLFLACMFVYRKWMKKRKCSVGNDRGRGRKTAPADQRSGSKTH from the exons ATGGAGTCGCGCTGCGGGCTCACTCGAAGGAGACCTTgtctctcgttttctctcgctgccaAGGCGACTGGATATGTCGCAGCCGAGCCCCTGCGAGGTGACTCGGCGCATCCGCGTGTCAGCGTCTGTCGCCACCCCGAGGATTGTCGTCTTTCTGCAGAGAGGCCTCTCTCATCGCCGTCTTCTGGCCTACCTTCCCTACGGGCTTCCTGCTCCGCGCCGCACccacgcctgcgcgcggcctgcattCTCGCGCTCCTCACCGCTCTGCTCACctcgcctgtcgcgcgcggcgcggcgagcgccaatcgcgcagagacgagtcCGTCAGGGCAGAGCCGACACCCGTTCCTGGAtgaggcgcgcgagttcgaggccgacgccgagtggaagccccgcggccgcgcgcctttgTCCGTCGCTGACGTCGCGGAAGCCGCGATTCAGACGCTCGACAGACTCACTGCAGATCTGAAGCACAGTCCCCTCGCGCACGATATCGAccaagacgaagaagaaaaactcGACAG AGTGGACACGCGGCTCTCTGAGGGCGATCAGATGCTGAAGCACATCGGCTGCTTCAGGCTCGCGGAGCGTCACCTGGCGGAAAACCGCGCGACGTACAAGGATCTGCTCGAGAAGTtctcgccgcagaag GGCATGCGGCAGGACGAAATGCTTCGTCTGATGTTCCACGGCGCCTGGGTCGCTTGCTACCAGACGTTTGAGACGCCCGATGACGTGCAGCGGCTTACGCGGGGCCACCTCAGCCCGCaggagcagctcgcggcACTCTACCGCGGGCCTACGACCCCGCTGCGCTTTTCCAAGAAGCAGCACAGCTTCGCTGAGCAATCCATTCGCAAGTTCGCG ACGGAATCGCCCTCGAGCCGCGTGGCCATCAACGGCGTGCGGGGCTACGTCTACGCGGTCGTCATCGTAATTCTTCTGTTCCTTGCCTGCATGTTTGTTTACCGAAAGTGgatgaagaagcgaaagTGTTCGGTCGGCAACGACCGAGGAAGGGGGCGAAAGACTGCGCCAGCGGATCAGCGAAGCGGTAGCAAGACGCACTGA
- a CDS encoding DUF3228 domain-containing protein (encoded by transcript BESB_065770), protein MTSPATIRGSRSPVPKAALPLGLDAFCFRQFDAPTYAGTRVTGISKEDFLKKVNEMAASEEGLEFVEGYAPFCRHIFVPNFVGALPDALPITRENEHLLRSGYVARRATELPVLTRWFPLRHVESLLKPANFLDLILYSREQLAKEEAAEKGTEPVIDPEAPAWSIISVKAQDEPHELPMAPITMLRNTLIEEGGSGVRLDREAYRASVAYWEQHAIIMDRDSSLS, encoded by the exons ATGACGTCTCCAGCGACCATCCGCGGCTCGCGATCGCCTGTCCCCAAGGCCGCCCTGCCGCTCGGCCTCG ACGCCTTCTGCTTTCGGCAGTTCGACGCCCCCACCTACGCAGGCACGCGGGTGACGGGCATTTCGAAGGAGGATTTTCTCAAAAAG GTCAACGAGAtggccgccagcgaggaaggcctcgAGTTCGTGGAGGGCTACGCGCCGTTCTGCCGCCACATCTTCGTGCCGAACTTTGTCGGTGCGCTGCCAGACGCCCTCCCCATCACGCGTGAAAACGAGCACCTCCTCCG GTCAGGCTACGTAGCAAGGCGCGCTACGGAGCTGCCAGTGCTCACGCGCTGGTTTCCTCTGAGGCACGTGGAGAGTCTGCTCAAACCTGCAAACTTCCTCG ATCTGATCCTCTACTCGCGCGAGCAGCTAGCGAaggaagaggccgcggagaagggcaCCGAGCCGGTGATAG ATCCTGAGGCGCCAGCATGGTCCATTATTTCCGTCAAGGCGCAGGACGAGCCCCACGAACTTCCCATGGCTCCAATCAC AATGCTGCGCAACACGTTGATtgaggagggcggcagcggcgtgcgcctcgaCCGAGAGGCCTACAGGGCGTCTGTGGCGTACTGGGAGCAGCACGCGATTATCATGGACAGAGACTCGTCTCTGTCTTAA
- a CDS encoding 4'-phosphopantetheinyl transferase domain-containing protein (encoded by transcript BESB_065790), which yields MGARPVSCVSRMSAATRERDKLPLEGRDSTSDRTPACQTLFSPASPPRRRGRLTAVRSAASLVLVFFLAFLLSSDAFCEATSARRRRIRRIAAYSSSAEKLTSPAPFSVLAWILSLASVAVSPSATAVIGLSAAAALQALPSPCLSFPASFGSFVGSPSSHVLPLPRTSPRSHVFFAACSRSLPSGESAPSPLHAAFLLPCLSHEVSLCVSSYGPSAPAASLCTAASPRFQCASRSARPYFLVSSLFGFCPVTRVSSPFARSARCSMRRPGDVSARQERRRRRLAAEHHPPLAPDNDGEDDDPLADVDAFLDRIEREEVHKQPRRTFRASRADAPFFKVSDAPREPLQHALRGLPSSRAWSSQGFLVGSPPSSPSQLSPASAVSSAGSAPTATCAVHSRDARGMRGGSVACVSSQDSEMAKQEEEDEDWGEGDVTVDRDAGADFPLDEGLLARQAEAVLAFLGLRAFSASVHLVTPEQIRELNRSSRGADVATDVLAFPSRPSPGVYREMRHLLSQSARRGREVTAGDGGSQGAGASSRGEAGDGTEWAQAWRTIRLRSPADLTLGEVYFCTSVIQQQVEADRAEIEGLARRGLRLVLRDTGIKGRLKPRLSVQERLPLLFMHAALHLIGFDHEEAHEAREMEAVEEALLAKFLKAAQPRALLQGGGPLAPHFLVGSGLDVCAISRIRRFILAQVGEQEEARRDSEQGAQLEVEELPLCEAEDESRSDAAPAEGDAAQNPGNAAPAEAEESGILPEHGCMYTSRLRRALARILTPLEVLEFLQRFCPLHAEGRQTPLDKVPRPASPEKERNSSVDAVRQDSDFHRNLQRASEFLAGRFAAKEALAKALGGAGLRNLSPGKSRGIPASSKL from the exons ATGGGGGCGAGGCCCGTGTCCTGCGTGTCGCGCAtgagcgcagcgacgcgggaaCGCGACAAACTTCCTCTCGAAGGTAGAGACTCCACTTCTGATAGGACTCCTGCCTGTCAGACTTTGTTTTCCCCGGcctcccctcctcgccgacgTGGCCGGTTGACGGCTGTtcgctccgccgcttctcttGTTTTGGTCTTTTTCCTGGCTTTCCTCTTGTCATCGGACGCTTTCTGTGAGGCGACTAGcgctcgacggcgacgcatCCGCCGCATCGCTGCGTACTCCTCTTCAGCAGAAAAGCTGACTTCTCCCGCGCCCTTCTCGGTCCTTGCGTGgattctctccctcgcttctgtcgccgtctctccgtcCGCGACTGCCGTCAtcggcctctccgcggcggcggcactgcaagcgctgccttcgccgtgCCTCTCATTTCCTGCGTCTTTCGGCTCGTTCGTCGgttcgccctcttcgcaTGTGTTACCTCTTCCTCGCACTTCGCCGCGATCTcatgtcttcttcgctgcttgCTCGCGGTCTTTGCCTTCGGGCGAGagtgcgccttcgcctctgcatgcggcctTCTTGCTCCCGTGCTTATCACACGAggtgtctctctgtgtctcgtCCTATGgcccctctgcgcctgccgcctctctctgtacGGCTGCTTCTCCCCGATTCCAGTGTGCCTCCAGGTCTGCTCGTCCCTATTTTTTagtctcctctctgtttGGTTTTTGTCCTGTGACGCGCGTCTCGAGTCCCTTCGCCCGCTCGGCGCGATGCTCAATGAGGCGGCCGGGAGACGTGTCCGCGcgacaggagaggagacgaagacgccttGCCGCTGAACACCATCCGCCCCTCGCGCCAGACAACGACGGGGAAGATGACGACCCCCTCGCGGACGTTGATGCCTTCCTCGATCGTatcgagagagaagaagtgcacaagcagccgcgaaggaccttccgcgcgtcgcgcgcggacgcgccgttCTTCAAAGTGTCAgatgcgccgcgcgaacCTCTTCAGCACGCGCTCCGTGGATTGCCCTCGTCGCGGGCTTGGTCGTCTCAGGGCTTTCTGGTGGGTTCTCCGCCATCTTCGCCGTCTCAGttgtcgcctgcgtcggccgtctcctccgcggggTCCGCGCCGACTGCGACGTGTGCAGTTCAcagccgagacgcgcgaggcatgCGGGGCGGCTCGGTGGCATGCGTTTCCTCGCAGGACAGCGAGATGGCgaagcaggaggaggaggacgaagactggggcgaaggcgacgtgACGGTTGACCGCGACGCTGGAGCGGATTTTCCGCTCGATGAAGGCCTGCTTGCCAGACAAGCTGAGGCGGTGCTGGCGTTCCTCGG GCTGCGGGCGTTTTCGGCGTCTGTTCACCTCGTGACCCCCGAGCAAATCCGCGAGCTGAACAGGAgctcgcgaggcgccgatGTGGCTACAGACGTCCTCGCCTTTCCATCCCGCCCCTCGCCCGGCGTCTACCGCGAGATGCGGCACCTCTTGAGTcagtccgcgcggcgcgggcgggagGTGACCGCGGGCGATGGAGGCAGTCAAGGTGCCGGCGCGTCGAGCCGaggggaggcaggcgacggcacAGAGTGGGCGCAGGCGTGGAGGACGATTCGCCTTAGAAGCCCTGCGGATTTGACACTTGGAGAAGTCTATTTCTGCACCA GTGTCATTCAGCAGCAAGTAGAAGCGGATCGCGCCGAGATTGAAGGCCTCGCCCGGCGAGGCCTTCGTCTGGTCTTGAGAGACAC AGGAATTAAGGGCCGTCTGAAGCCTCGACTGTCAGTACAGgagcgcctgcctctcctcttcaTGCACGCCGCGCTTCACTTAATTGG GTTTGATCATGAGGAGGCACACGAAGCGAGGGAGATGGAAGCTGTCGAAGAGGCGCTTCTCGCAAAGTTTCTGAAGGCCGCACAACC acgcgcgctgctgcagggagGAGGGCCGTTGGCTCCCCATTTTCTGGTGGGCTCGGGGCTGGACGTGTGTGCCATTTCGCGCATACGCCGCTTCATCCTGGCGCAGGTTGGagagcaggaggaggcgcgccgcgactccgAGCAAGGCGCGCAACTCGAAGTCGAGGAGCTGCCTCTGTGCGAGGCTGAAGACGAGTCTcgaagcgacgccgcacccgcggagggagacgctgCTCAGAATCCTGGaaacgcggcgccggcggaagcggaggaatCGGGGATACTGCCGGAACacgggtgtatgtacacctcacgcctgaggcgggcgctcgcgcggatTTTGACGCCGCTAGAAGTCCTCGAGTTTCTGCAGCGTTTCTGCCCCCTGCACGCCGAGGGACGTCAAACCCCACTGGACAAAGTACCAAGGCCCGCCAGCCCCGAAAAAGAAAGGAATAGCTCCGTAGACGCTGTGCGACAGGACTCCGATTTTCATCGAAACCTTCAGCGCGCGTCGGAGTTTCTTGCCGGTCGCTTCGCAGCCAAGGAAGCGCTGGCCAAAGCCCTAGGCGGTGCAGGACTTCGAAACCTCTCTCCAGGCAAGTCTCGCGGAATTCCAGCGAGCTCAAAGCTCTAA
- a CDS encoding hypothetical protein (encoded by transcript BESB_065760) translates to MRSSPDAQMATRNDDATAVAPSSSSSAASTSSSPKEDYAAAGAARVEALNSCAQEKALYDACWNHWYRYHFIRGQLQQNCNHFFEEYRACVLEELEKKGLVDLAAKGFALDPANERRAEP, encoded by the exons ATGCGCTCCTCTCCCGACGCCCAGATGGCAACACGAAACGACGACGCGACCGCTgtcgctccttcttcttcttcttctgccgcgtctacttcctcctcgccaaAGGAAGACtacgctgccgccggcgcggctcgcgttgAGGCA CTAAACTCGTGCGCCCAGGAGAAGGCACTGTACGACGCGTGCTGGAACCACTGGTATCGGTATCACTTCATTCgcgggcagctgcagcagaactGCAATCACTTCTTCGAGGAATACCGTGCATGCGTTTTGGAGGAACTCGAAAAGAAGGGGCTGGTTGACTTGGCTGCCAAGGGCTTCGCTCTCGATCCCGCgaacgagcgccgcgccgagcccTGA